The region TTAATCCTTACCCATTTAATGCCTCTAAGAGCAAtcctgtcatttgccacattcccgctaattcctcgagtagtcctataaattcccaattaatcctgacatacccaaataatcgctaaatagCTACCTGTTACCCGGTAACTCCAAACACGTGCTACATttccaaaatacctctaggctcaccccgagctgggtattaaactccgttgtgactatttcgctaatccactcCCTGGGAACGTCTCAGACCACATATCACAGATATATCTCCACAATTTTGTGGTCTTAAGCacaacacacataatcacatttacgccatcaatggaccaaaattacaaatatgcccttattaacaagaacgagcccacatgcatatttaattcacctaaacatgcatttctagtcatataatcatttaatccaagtAATCACATACCGATACACATAAATCATAATTAACCACGTAATAATACGTTTAAATCAATtacctccaggcacgctaatcaaggcactaagccttattagcagattttgGACATTACACCTAGtaaggttttcttgctgggtctcgaCTCACGGctactctatggtgcaggtaagggcaaagaatagttggaccagccatgagttggagggcttcgagggcattgtgtacatatgcggtatgctcgaccaccacggccgatatcacttgctggaactagggttgaaccctgatttTGCCGCCTAGGCTGGCCCTTTGtacttatttttatttatgtatcagtttataaactctttttgggatcctgtgtacaaagttaaacatttttaatGAAGTGATTAttgtttgaccaaaaattttaatacctaatccttgagttagttttaattacacattttaagccCAAAcgactcatttagtgagttaaacactattttaaaacacataatgtaatggtcctggattagtagggcgttacatatgcgGGCCTCACTTTTCCCTTTGATTTTCAAATTTGTGTctcttttgttatttttctttgcTTTCTTTTGAAATATTTATTATGTACATTCTTATCCTGTCATTTATGATCCATATCTTTTATTTCAGGTAATTAATTTTAACAAGTCAACTATGTATTTCTTATTTTACCTTTTTTCTAATGTTAAGGATAAGATTTGGACAAAACTTAATTCATGAAACTGTAAGCTATTTTCTAATGGTGGTAGAGAAATATTTGTCAAAGCATTTATTCAAGCAATGCCAATGTATGTTATGTCATGTTTTTAAATTCCAAATTTTTTTTGTGATAAGTTGGAATCTATGATGGCTCGTTATTGGTGGAATTCTTTAGTTTATCAGCATAAAATTCACTGGTTGATTGGCATAAATTATGTCTTCCGAAGAACTAAGGGGGATTAGGTTTCCACTCATTTATTTACCATAATCAAGCTTTATTGGCAGCTTAGGCTTGGCATTTTACTTATTAGGCCTACTTCTCTACCAACTCAAGTTCTTAAAGCTAAATATTATAGCCACAAGCATTTTCTAGAGGCTACCAATGGATATACTCCTAGTTATGTTTGGAGAAGTATTCTGTGGGGGCGTTCTCTTCTATATATTgggttatatatatttattatcaaCTTTAGGCGTGTTCTACAATGTAGAAATGTTGATTTTCTACTTAGATTGAGTTGTAATAATGTTAGTTGTCAATATTGTTTTCaccattcaattttttttattcaagatTCTTCTCTTCTTAGGTTTTATTATTAAAAGTAAGACACATTTCTAATCAGAATTATGCACAAATCTAGTTCAATTTAAGTTGATACTACTAGTTCTTTTATTGTATTTCATTTATTATTGAAGCAGGTTTGTATTTCCTTGCCCGTTTTTTCTATAAATTGACAGTCTAATCTATGATATTACATATGTGTTCTTATAATTTGGTTTTAACCAAAGGGACGGATCCATTACCCACAATAGTCCATATGACTAACATATGTAGAGAttgattatttttactttttGTCTATAAGGTTATCTATTCAACTTTTGTTATGACTATTTTCCCTTATGTTAGtgtgtttatttgtttttatttattttgtaggatgttTTTCAGTTACTCAAGCtgaatgtgtagatttgatggtCGCATTGGATTGACTTCTATTGTTGGGACTTTCAGTTCATATTATTGAGACAGATTGTCTAGCAGCAGTAACTACTTTTCACAAAAGACATTTCCTCTTCAAcgatcttgagtttttgttagaaGATATAACAAGTATGTTATTCAGATTTCTAAAAGTATCTCTAATACGTGTTTATAGCTACACATAGATTGGCTACGCATGCTATTAGGATAAATCAACACCTTGTTTGATTAGATGACATATTCTGAATTCCTTTAGGATGGTAAGACTTTTAGTTCTTGAGTTGTACgacattatatattttattaatgaagttcattttataaaattaaaattaactatttatgttttagtttttgacttttagtttttgttttttttttgctagAGCCGAGGTTTTGCACCACCTGGTTTAAGgctcatttgttattttaaaattaaataaattaaaaagttaataataaataataaattttcaaTTGTGAATTTTCTGTTGAGCCAAACTTTATCTTCTTCAACCACCCcacctctctttctctccttctctccgTCCAAAAATTGTTTGCAGAGACGGAGGAGAGTTGTAGAGAGAGAAGGAAGCCATGGAAAGGCTCCTCTCCTCTTCGTCTCCAACCCCTTTGAAATTCCATTTCAAGCCCTCTCCTTTCCTCCCTCGACTCGGTCGTTTTGACTCTACCAAACTCAATCTTTTCCCATCTTCACGCCCCGAGTTAAGGCGGGTCACCTCGTTGCTCTGCAAATCTGAAGGTTCATCGCAGGCTTCTtttccatcttcttcttcttcttcgtcttcgTTGTCGTCATTCTCTACGCCGTCGAACAGTTTACCGGCTCTCTGTTTTTcgtcgtcttcttcttcttcttctcctgaCGCCTCGTCAAATGGGTCGGTGCCCGAATCGCGGAATCTCAAACAGATCTCAAATGGGGCTTTTGGGAAGAACAAGGTAATCTTTtactaaattatttaattttcgAATAAATTTGCTAATGTATTCTATAGCGATCTTTGGGGGTTATAATTTTGTGGTTTTGTCATTGTTTTGATGCAATTGCAATGTCGAAATGAGATTTCGGGGAAATTTTAATTACTGATTGATGAAAATGTTTGTGAAAACTAGTGGCCAATTGTGCATTAGCGGAAGAAAACGGTGATGAACTTAGTGATAATTGTGGATTTAAAACCCAAGCACCGAATATATGCTTTCAACTAGTAGAATTAGAATCACTACTAAAGACATTAATTTCTTAATTTGTGAATAAATTTGCTAATTTAATTTGTATAGATCTTATGGATTATACTTTTGTGGGTCAATCATTGTTTTGATGCAATTTCAATGCGAAATGAGATATTGGAGCAGTTTAGTTGGAGGGTTATTGTATGAATGGTTGCTGAGAAATTACACTGGAATCACCCGATAATTTCGACTTTTGTTGGTTctcttatttggttttaaatttagaagacttattttgtttattgatTGGAAAGTATAGAATTGGCAATTCGGTGGTCATGCTGCTTGTAGACTTTTTTAGCAATTTCACCTTTGATTCATTTGCTCTTTATCCTGTTGAATTAGTTATAAGTTATAACTAAGAATCTGTACTCATCGTTGAGAAACTTTCTTGCAGTACAGTTTGTGTTTTATTCTTTTCTTTGTAATTGTAGGTTGGTGAAAATTAGGGGTAAACTGTGCTTTAACTGAAAAAGAAGGTGGTGAACTTTGTGATAATTTTGGATTTAAACCCAAGTACCTAACGTATGCTTTCAACTAGTAGAATCACTACTAAAGAAATTAATTTTTGGCATTGTATTCTTAGCACTTTTCATCCTCTTCTATGAACATGTAGGACACATTGTTATTTGAGTATGAACTTTTAATTTTATGGATGCAACAATTCTTGTTAGGAGGactaatttttaatatgtttactgATCTATGGGGGCGGGAAAATTTCTTGTTGATGGGTTTAATGTTTAATGTGGTCTTCGGTTCTTTGTACCAGGATTAACTTTCTATGTGATCATTGATCCAACTATGTGAAGGTACTAAAAATTTTCACATTGCAAACATGTTTCAGGCCATTTCTGTAGGGGCATACATTATGCTTTCTGCGCTCATTATGGTCTTAATTCAACCAATTTTCGCACCTGCAGCTTTTGCAACATTTCAAACTGCAGTTAAGACAGGTGCCCCTTCTGCTGCTGCCGCTGCAGTTGGGGGAACACTGATTCGGACTGAACTACTGAGTAGTGCATGGACTGGTTTCTTTGCTGGTTGCTTACACACTTTATCAGGGCCTGACCATCTTGCTGCTTTGGCCCCTCTTTCAATTGGGCGTTCCTGGATGGAAAGTGCAGCTGTTGGAGCCCTATGGGGCTGTGGGCATGATGCTGGTCAGGTTATTTTCGGATTAATATTTCTGTTGCTCAAGGATCGGCTTCATATTGAAGTTATCCGAACTTGGGGGACAAGAGTAGTAGGCCTTACACTTCTTGTCATCGGTGCTATGGGCATTAGAGAAGCTTCAGAAGTTCCTAGCCCATGTGTTGCATTAGAGAATGGCGAGTGTGATGTTGGTGTTTATGATGCACTTGAAAACCCCACACTTGGTAAGAAGAAGATTGGTTTTGCTACTTTTGCCACCGGAATTGTCCATGGGCTACAGCCAGATGCACTGATGATGGTCTTGCCTGCTCTTGCTTTACCTTCTCGCTTGGCTGGTGCTGCGTTTCTGATAATGTTTTTGGTTGGGACTGTGGTGGCAATGGGAAGCTACACAGTATTCATAGGATCATGTAGTCAGGCATTAAAGGATAGGATTCCCAGAATTACTGAGAAACTGACATGGGCGTCTTCCATTGTAGCCATTGCTCTTGGATTAGCCATCATCATCAGCCAGTTCTTTGGGTACAGCCTTTATTGATTTTTCTGACTGGTTTCTAGATTCATATTTTGCGAGCTTCACCTGGAGTGTTGGAAAAGAGATTTTAAAGAGGACCATTCAAATTGTTTAAAGCAAAACTTCATCAGGGGCATCATCTTTTGTCATTGAGAGTAATCGAGTTTGCTTTCTTGCTTTACCTAAAAAGCTTACGAGTTTTAGTATACAGAGGAAAGCCTTGTGCATTTGTAATTCTTTTATGGTAGAGATCGGATTTCTTAATCGCTTTTGCTTTACTTTTATATTATAATGTAAGAAACTTAGAATGGTGCAATTTAAATCTTTTACCCTCTACAGCttcctagtatatatatatatatgtagtaaGAATATCAATCATTGCATAATACATATATAATCAAATGAACTTGAAACTAATTACAATAGGTTTTTTATGAACTCACCAGAACCTGAAACAGCAATTGATGAGGTATCAAGTTCGAGCATCTCTAATGTAGTGCTAAATTTGTGTAGTGttttattttaacatttaaaaaaaaagctTTTCTAAGACTATTGTCATGTGGAGATAAAAATATTGTGCTATATGTGGCACAAAGAATTAATAAGTCATACTAGTTGATAATATTATTTTTTCAtgctcatttaatatttattaaaagggGTATTTGCAATATAAATACTAGGGATAACACCGGGTAGGGTATGGGTAGGGTATACCTATTCCATAATCCTACCCTATAAAAAAAGTTCTACCTATACCCTACTCTATTACCTTATAATTTTTTGCAGGTAGGTACAGGTATTACCCTAACAGATATAGAGAACCCGTGGGTAACTCTACCCTAGAGGGTTATTTTCAACTGGAGTCCCCATTTTTTACATTTTGTAACATTTAGGTCtcaaaagttgattttgtatcaatTGGGTCCCCAAcattttcaaatcgtatcatttaggtccctaaatactatttttatttattttttctttgaaaatacataaaaaaaatataaaaaatggtgaatcattcttaaaatgtttggacatttaatttatgacaataacaaacatgtcattataaaaaattattttcacgacatttttaaaaatatttaatatttttataaattaaattaatgttttattaaaaaaatcattctTACCTACATCTGCAtcgttgttttataattaataataataactatGTTATCTCAattatcttgatattatcaatttttattatgtttatacttttttatttcatacattatttttaaaacttaataatagtatatataaagttatttatgtgcatatatattgttatccccaaaaatggagattgatgacgtggcaatagaggtgacaaatggcagtacatggtccgtaaaagacacattaaatagtcaataaatacattgactcctcagagttgtgatatagtgacccggtagactaatgaagagttttgactgcttgagagtgtcacgtccaagccaagtacatctgaggagcagtccaagtgcccggtcggaccttggtccgatgaAAGGCCAAGGtgaggtcggaccttggtccaaggagagccaaagggaccttggtccgaggagagccaaagggaccttggtccgaggagagccaaagggaccttggtccgaggagaacccaagagagtggtccgaggagaacccaagagagtggtccgaggagagcgcaggggaccttggtccgaggagaccccaagaatgtggtctttatacatatgtccagcaagtgcatggttgtccaaataaagaaacggcatgctagaggagagtgtcatgttagaggagagacatggcatgctagatgagagtgccatgttag is a window of Humulus lupulus chromosome 4, drHumLupu1.1, whole genome shotgun sequence DNA encoding:
- the LOC133831315 gene encoding chloroplast protein FOR GROWTH AND FERTILITY 2-like; translated protein: MERLLSSSSPTPLKFHFKPSPFLPRLGRFDSTKLNLFPSSRPELRRVTSLLCKSEGSSQASFPSSSSSSSSLSSFSTPSNSLPALCFSSSSSSSSPDASSNGSVPESRNLKQISNGAFGKNKAISVGAYIMLSALIMVLIQPIFAPAAFATFQTAVKTGAPSAAAAAVGGTLIRTELLSSAWTGFFAGCLHTLSGPDHLAALAPLSIGRSWMESAAVGALWGCGHDAGQVIFGLIFLLLKDRLHIEVIRTWGTRVVGLTLLVIGAMGIREASEVPSPCVALENGECDVGVYDALENPTLGKKKIGFATFATGIVHGLQPDALMMVLPALALPSRLAGAAFLIMFLVGTVVAMGSYTVFIGSCSQALKDRIPRITEKLTWASSIVAIALGLAIIISQFFGYSLY